A genomic segment from Bacillus sp. B-jedd encodes:
- a CDS encoding tail protein X, whose protein sequence is MMVKTYTTLQGDTWDLIAYRTWGSEYLLPLLFEANYKYRTVVIFPGGIVLNIPEVDTSEITDRPEWLNEDDDEFLEDEEL, encoded by the coding sequence ATGATGGTTAAAACTTATACTACCTTACAGGGTGACACCTGGGATTTGATTGCATACCGGACATGGGGGAGCGAATATTTGCTCCCTCTTTTATTTGAAGCTAATTATAAATATCGAACTGTAGTGATTTTCCCAGGAGGAATCGTTCTGAACATACCTGAAGTTGATACATCTGAAATTACAGATAGACCAGAGTGGCTGAATGAAGATGATGATGAGTTTTTAGAGGATGAGGAACTATGA